One window from the genome of Haladaptatus paucihalophilus DX253 encodes:
- a CDS encoding S8 family peptidase: MSRKPTRRSFLKGAGAALGGLTLTMPTVSAESREDRYVVDLRDAPSDVLDGLEVVHHLDQIDIAVVKAEKSDVSGTRYSKDVEMELNQAETEHHEHPDHHPHDTRYDLQWDKQAQDVLQVHRRTRGEGTRVSVIDSGALETHPDLQHALNTDLSKNFTGDGGDFNPILSDHGTHCSGIIAADGSNEDGVIGTAPDTDLVALRVFTGPFATFGDIVAAMVYSADIESDVANMSLGAYPLPNDSDTALLQETIERASGYANENGTLLVAAAGNDSANLDADGDVISLPNEADNVMSISATGPIGFLWDDEQRKEKHEEKRGHGGWHHDRHHYKRALHHLRKPTWEPAYYTNYGAEAIDISAPGGNFDQDAPEDANAQYDLVLSTVFEWGDEDDDADMVPAYGWKGGTSMASPQVAAVAALVKSVNPDATPGEVREHLEATTRDLDDPTYHGEGHLDTKHAVWRRIRDHDHGHGHGGHGHDHGHDHGHGHDDDDHDGDHGHGHDD, encoded by the coding sequence ATGTCACGAAAACCGACGCGCCGTTCTTTCCTGAAGGGCGCAGGGGCTGCACTTGGCGGACTGACACTGACGATGCCGACCGTTTCGGCGGAATCGCGCGAAGACAGATATGTCGTCGATTTGCGAGATGCCCCGTCGGACGTCCTCGACGGACTCGAAGTCGTCCATCATCTCGACCAGATAGACATCGCCGTGGTCAAGGCGGAGAAGAGCGACGTCAGCGGAACGCGCTACTCGAAAGACGTTGAGATGGAGCTCAACCAAGCCGAGACCGAACACCACGAACATCCGGATCACCATCCCCACGATACGCGCTACGACCTTCAATGGGACAAACAGGCACAGGACGTCCTACAGGTCCACCGCAGGACGCGCGGCGAAGGGACGCGCGTCTCGGTTATCGACTCGGGTGCGCTCGAAACCCACCCGGACCTCCAACACGCGCTCAACACCGACCTCTCGAAGAACTTTACCGGCGACGGCGGCGATTTCAACCCGATACTCAGCGACCACGGAACGCACTGCTCGGGTATCATCGCCGCTGACGGGTCGAACGAAGATGGCGTTATCGGCACCGCGCCGGACACCGACCTCGTTGCCCTTCGCGTGTTCACGGGACCGTTCGCCACCTTCGGCGACATCGTTGCCGCGATGGTGTACAGTGCTGACATCGAGTCCGACGTGGCGAACATGAGCCTCGGCGCGTACCCGCTCCCGAACGATTCCGATACGGCACTGCTACAGGAGACTATCGAACGTGCGTCGGGATACGCAAACGAGAACGGGACGCTCCTCGTCGCGGCGGCGGGGAACGATTCGGCCAACCTCGACGCCGACGGCGACGTGATCAGCCTCCCGAACGAGGCCGACAACGTGATGAGCATCAGCGCCACCGGTCCCATCGGCTTCCTCTGGGACGACGAACAGCGGAAGGAGAAACACGAGGAGAAACGCGGCCACGGCGGTTGGCACCACGACCGTCACCACTACAAGCGGGCGCTGCATCACTTGCGAAAGCCGACGTGGGAACCGGCGTACTACACCAACTACGGCGCGGAAGCCATCGACATCAGCGCCCCGGGCGGAAACTTCGACCAGGACGCACCCGAGGACGCCAACGCTCAGTACGACTTGGTACTGAGCACGGTCTTCGAGTGGGGCGACGAGGACGACGACGCGGACATGGTCCCCGCGTACGGTTGGAAGGGAGGAACGAGCATGGCGTCGCCGCAAGTGGCGGCGGTCGCCGCGCTCGTCAAGAGCGTCAACCCGGACGCGACGCCCGGCGAAGTGCGCGAACACCTCGAAGCCACGACCCGCGACCTCGACGACCCGACCTACCACGGCGAAGGTCACCTCGATACGAAACACGCCGTGTGGCGGCGAATCCGTGACCACGATCACGGTCACGGCCATGGCGGCCACGGTCACGACCACGGACATGACCACGGCCACGGT
- a CDS encoding S8 family peptidase, with amino-acid sequence MSQKPTRRSFLKGAGVALAGLTMTVPTISASSSEDRYILDLRSVSESDLADVEVVHRLDQIDIAVVRADDAKMSGTRYSKDVEMTVTFPEVEHHGDEHDRHKRMSDPLYRLQWDKQAQDVPRVHRRTRGEGTRVSVIDSGAFEDHPDLQSALNTDLSKNFTDDGGDFNPVESDHGTHCSGIIAADDRNGKGVTGTAPGTDLVALRVFSGPTATFGDIIAAMVYSGDIGSDAANMSLGAYPMPKDSDTAVVRDAIERAASYANEQGTLVVAAAGNDSANLDADGDVISLPNEADNVMSISATGPIGYRWDDEGSGREKRNYHAALHHLRKPTYEPAFYTNYGAEAVDISAPGGNADQDAIGTDSKWYYDLVLSTVFTESDGERVADYGWKAGTSMASPQVAAVAALVKSVNPDATPGEVREHLEATARDLDDPTYHGEGHLDTARAVWEEIGDDDHDHGRGHGHGHDDDHDRGHGGHRGHDDDHGHDDDDHDGTRGHGHDD; translated from the coding sequence ATGTCACAAAAACCAACTCGACGTTCCTTTTTGAAAGGTGCAGGGGTGGCCCTCGCAGGGCTGACGATGACGGTGCCGACGATTTCCGCGAGTTCGTCGGAAGACCGATACATTCTCGACCTCCGGTCCGTGAGCGAAAGCGATTTGGCCGATGTCGAAGTCGTCCACCGGCTCGACCAAATCGACATCGCCGTCGTCAGGGCCGACGACGCGAAGATGAGCGGAACTCGGTATTCGAAGGACGTAGAGATGACTGTCACGTTCCCCGAGGTGGAACATCACGGGGACGAACACGACCGACACAAGCGGATGAGCGACCCGTTGTATCGACTTCAGTGGGACAAACAAGCGCAGGACGTTCCGCGCGTTCACCGCAGGACGCGCGGTGAAGGGACGCGCGTTTCGGTCATCGACTCGGGTGCGTTCGAAGACCATCCGGACCTGCAATCCGCGCTCAACACCGACCTCTCGAAGAACTTCACCGATGACGGCGGTGACTTCAATCCGGTCGAGAGCGACCACGGAACGCACTGCTCGGGTATCATCGCCGCCGACGACCGGAACGGCAAGGGTGTCACCGGAACCGCGCCTGGCACCGACCTCGTCGCCCTTCGCGTGTTCTCCGGGCCGACCGCCACCTTCGGCGATATCATCGCGGCGATGGTGTACAGCGGGGATATCGGATCGGATGCGGCGAACATGAGTCTCGGCGCGTATCCGATGCCGAAGGATTCCGACACCGCGGTCGTCCGCGATGCCATCGAGCGCGCGGCCTCGTACGCGAACGAACAGGGAACGCTCGTGGTCGCGGCAGCGGGGAACGATTCGGCCAACCTCGACGCCGACGGCGACGTGATCAGCCTCCCGAACGAGGCCGACAACGTGATGAGCATCAGCGCCACCGGTCCCATCGGCTATCGGTGGGACGACGAGGGGAGCGGAAGGGAAAAGCGCAACTACCACGCCGCGCTTCACCACCTTCGAAAACCGACGTACGAACCCGCCTTCTACACCAACTACGGCGCGGAAGCGGTGGACATCAGTGCTCCCGGCGGCAACGCGGATCAGGACGCCATCGGCACCGATTCCAAATGGTACTACGACCTCGTTCTGAGCACCGTCTTCACCGAATCGGACGGCGAGCGCGTCGCCGACTACGGTTGGAAGGCGGGGACGAGCATGGCGTCGCCGCAAGTGGCGGCGGTCGCCGCGCTCGTCAAGAGCGTCAACCCGGACGCGACGCCCGGCGAAGTGCGCGAACACCTCGAAGCCACGGCCCGCGACCTCGACGACCCGACCTACCACGGCGAGGGACACCTCGATACCGCCCGAGCGGTTTGGGAGGAAATAGGGGACGACGACCACGACCACGGTCGTGGCCACGGTCACGGTCACGATGATGACCACGACCGAGGTCACGGCGGCCACCGAGGTCACGACGATGACCATGGTCACGATGATGACGACCACGACGGCACCCGCGGTCACGGCCACGACGACTGA
- a CDS encoding DUF7344 domain-containing protein, whose amino-acid sequence MEVLSDHHRRYVLYHLRNSDNSAECEELAERIVEWDDRTTEHDEEDVLTELRHKHLPKMEAAGILDREGEKVRFDEPNMPIESYLDLAVELEPSESF is encoded by the coding sequence ATGGAGGTCCTCTCCGACCATCATCGCCGATACGTTCTCTATCACCTTCGAAACAGCGACAATTCCGCCGAATGCGAGGAACTCGCCGAACGAATCGTCGAGTGGGACGACCGCACGACGGAGCACGACGAGGAGGACGTTCTCACGGAATTGCGTCATAAACATCTCCCGAAGATGGAAGCGGCCGGTATTCTCGACCGAGAGGGTGAGAAAGTCCGGTTCGACGAGCCGAACATGCCGATAGAGTCGTACCTCGACCTCGCGGTCGAGTTGGAACCCTCGGAGAGTTTCTAG
- a CDS encoding acyl-CoA dehydrogenase family protein — translation MDFELTDEQQAIRDEVRRFAKNEVEPIAKEYDQKEKYPWEIIDKAAEMGLTGANIPIEYGGAGYSPLEVAIIVEELFAVDPGIGLCITSTAFGGDAIREFGTEEQKEKYLAPVAAGDAVMGTAISEPDTGSDVSSVSTTAEKDGDEWVINGNKMWITNGSIGDYFVVMTKTDPDADDRYAGFSQIIVESDRDGFEADKITGKLGIRASDTAELIFDDVRVPEENLVGTRGMGFLQLMQFFDETRTAVAAQGVGIAKGACERALDYAQEREQFGRSISDFQAIQHKLAEMHTKTEAARNLTYKSAWSVANGDGQLTQLASMAKEFSSRVAVECADEAVQIHGGSGYVNDFDVERLYRDAKITQIYEGTTEIQKNIIARELLGKGF, via the coding sequence ATGGACTTCGAGCTGACAGACGAGCAGCAAGCCATCCGTGACGAAGTGCGGCGGTTCGCAAAGAACGAGGTCGAACCCATCGCGAAGGAGTACGACCAGAAGGAGAAGTATCCGTGGGAGATTATCGACAAGGCGGCCGAGATGGGTCTGACCGGCGCGAACATCCCCATCGAGTACGGTGGCGCGGGTTACTCACCCCTCGAAGTCGCCATCATCGTCGAGGAACTGTTCGCCGTGGACCCCGGTATCGGTCTCTGCATCACGAGCACGGCCTTCGGCGGGGACGCCATCCGCGAGTTCGGGACCGAAGAGCAGAAAGAGAAGTATCTCGCGCCGGTCGCGGCGGGCGATGCCGTCATGGGGACCGCCATCAGCGAACCCGACACCGGTTCGGACGTTTCCTCCGTCTCCACGACCGCCGAGAAGGACGGCGACGAGTGGGTCATCAACGGCAACAAGATGTGGATCACGAACGGGTCCATCGGCGACTACTTCGTCGTCATGACGAAGACCGACCCCGACGCCGACGACCGCTACGCCGGGTTCTCACAGATTATCGTCGAGTCCGACCGCGACGGATTCGAGGCCGACAAGATAACGGGCAAACTCGGTATCCGCGCCTCCGACACCGCCGAACTCATCTTCGACGACGTGCGCGTTCCCGAGGAGAACCTCGTCGGCACGCGCGGCATGGGCTTCCTCCAACTCATGCAGTTCTTCGACGAAACCCGGACGGCCGTCGCCGCGCAGGGTGTCGGTATCGCCAAGGGTGCCTGTGAACGCGCGCTCGACTACGCCCAAGAGCGCGAGCAGTTCGGACGTTCAATCAGCGACTTCCAAGCCATCCAGCACAAACTCGCCGAGATGCACACGAAGACCGAGGCCGCGCGTAATCTCACCTACAAATCCGCGTGGAGCGTCGCCAACGGCGACGGGCAACTGACCCAACTCGCCTCGATGGCGAAGGAGTTCTCCTCGCGCGTCGCGGTCGAATGCGCCGACGAAGCGGTCCAGATTCACGGCGGTTCGGGCTACGTCAACGACTTCGACGTGGAACGACTCTACCGCGACGCGAAGATTACCCAGATTTACGAGGGCACGACTGAAATCCAGAAGAACATCATCGCCCGCGAACTGCTCGGCAAAGGGTTCTGA